Genomic DNA from Paramisgurnus dabryanus chromosome 11, PD_genome_1.1, whole genome shotgun sequence:
ACATTGATCTGACTGCAAGACCAATGTTGACCTGAATTCAAAATCCAACATTGATctgatgtcaaaatccaacactCCAAGTGGACACAGCAATCTGATAACATAAATGTTTTTCCCAGTATAAGTTTGTGGGTCTTTTGAAAAAGTgaaagtttttgaaaaccacGCGTCACTTCTGTGTAAACGACAAAACGCAAATCTGGGAAAACAGTGTGGCATGCATATTGCATGTTTAGCACAGGCATGTGTGAGTACTTGACAACTATATTAACAATGACAGCCAAATTAATCGTGTGTTTATGCTACTCaagatattttgtttattaaCCCTTCTCAAACAGTTTATAAAATTTTGCAGCTTTATAGTCCAAGGTCACTTGTATTAATAAACCTTCCTCATCATCTGTTACATGCCTTTTCTGTCTTGATTGTTTGTACTTGTCGCCTATTACTTAGTTAATATTGTACTTAACTACTATAGCCTGGCATGCATAATACCGTGTTTTTAACAGGTTTTTCAGTGTAGTACAATTGTGGTCATGTAAACATGCTCTAACCTGGTccatgttacatttatttagcACTTTAAGATGGCAGTATTATGTAAAACAACTTACAAAGGATGAAAACACAAACTATTTGTTAATCTGAAGCTAACAATAATAACAGAACAGCTGGGTATTAGATGACAGGATATAAGCACTAAGTAGTCCTGAGCACTGCttttagtgttttatattgAGTTTGTTAACCGCCTTGAGGCATATAGGTCCAGTTTATGGTGAAACTGTTGTTGGTAGTCAAACAGTAATTGAGGAGGCACACTATCCGAGTCTTGTAAAGTGTCTCACACACCACACAGATCACCAGCAGGTTGGACCTTTTAactgaaaaacatttttaaaatatgttgaaAAGCACTTTACAAGCTGTCATAAAAAAGCTCTTAAGAGTGTTCTGTCAAAGATCTCCAGAAAACTACGGCTGTACAGATAAATCACAGTTTTACTGGGTAACATGAGAGCGCGCCCAAGTGACCCGGTGTCTAAATGCTAGATGAGGTTCTTCATAGTTGCGTGAAAACAGAGACTTTTCACTCACTTAATTTATCTGTGTCCATGGTAcaaaattctgcttttttcgtgccttgagcatgaatgtctttttcgtgtcacatgaatttatataaatagttttttgtatccgtggcacgactttctttttcatgtcttcgtattgttttctctttttttcttatttttaaatcattgttgcttggggttagatttggggtttgagttaggatgtacttttatgtattggtttctacatgtttttcttccacttttaaaactattctcgcatggagttggggttagggttaggatgtctaaaaatgtaacagaaagtgattttaaccccaaccctaagcgacaatggtaagaaaataggaaaaagcaatgagaaaataatacataaaatgacatgaaaagaaAGTCGtaccacggacacgaaaaaactatttatagaaatttgtgcaggtgacacggaaaagaaattcatgctcaaggcacgaaaaagcTGCATTTCGTGGCAGGGACACAAatgatttaataaatttttttgtaactatAACACGAATTTCTGTGAGGTCAGTCTGGActaaacacaaaacacacaagtcTAATACAAATTTGTAAACAATTAAGGTTACAAATTAAAACGCTTAACGTAATTTTGTCAAGTGAGAAAtggcaacatattgtgttgacccaaggacatAATGTCTCTCTGAAGACATCGACCAATTGGCAAAAGCAGGAGAGCCCAATTAAAACAATAGCATCAAAATTAAACATGCATTGTGCACAGAAATAAATTTTAGTGTATATTTTACTGAGATGAGTTTATGTTAGCATTCGTAACACTTGAGGGCCCAGGATGCCCTTGTGTAAGGCCTTTCAAAACGTCTCAGATCTTAATTCTTATGATCTTTTACTACAAAATATGCACAAAAAAAGGCACCACAAAAAGCAAATCTTTTTTGAGCAGATACTAAGGAATTGAGCTTGGCTTCTGTCAATGACATATACAGTTTTGTATGGtaaaagcagaataattgaAAGAAATAAGAATTAAAGCATAGTGATTTATAACATTGTTTAGGAAATATGTATTGACTTTCACCAATAGAAACATTTACGAAAATCTCATTGATATTTATTTGATTAATCAAACAACTGTTGgtgttttatttaacattaaaaacagcCATGTGTacattaaaggaacacaccgacttttgggactttagcttattcaccgtattcCTCAGAGTTAGACAAGTCCATACATAATtttttcatctctgtgcgtcCCATAATTGtgtctgacacacccaccgctagcttagcttagcacaaagactggaagtgaatggctccagctagcataccactcccaataagtgacaaaatagcgccaacattttcctatttatatgttgtgatttgtatatgaccttgttatttgtacatgctgtgactatacaaattacaacatataaataagaaaatgttggcgttatttggcacttattgggagcagcatgctagctggagccattcacttccagtctttgtgctaagctaggcggTAAGGTAAgcgcgtcagacagagttacaggatGAACAGAGATGAAAAgggtatggacttatctaactctggacTTATCACAAAATGttggcgtgttcctttaaccctTCTCCTAGACAGTTGACATCTCACCATCTCACAATACTGGTACTTATATGCAGTGTGTTATGAGGGGTTTGGCATGCATAGATGCCCCTAAGGAGTATGCCATGGTTACAGCCCTGAGAGCAACGTCCTGGCTTGCCAGCCCTTAGCACCAGCATGAGTACTAAAGATGAATCCACTGAAACAAGACTGAGAGTCCTTTGTCTAAGAGTCCTTAAGGCATTTTTATCATGTAGTCATTCAACTATTTATAATTGAGAGCGGGGGGTGAAGAATAAAATGCTGCAATAGCATAGGTTAAGAATGTCTTTAATATCGTACACACCAACATCTGCTCACAAGGCCACTTGTTCTTTTGCTGCATAATATGGAGAACACCATtttgcatatgcatttgatgCAGCGAATGTCCCGCATCAAAGCACTCAGTGTTGTGTTCAAAATGTAGGAATTAATGTGATTGTTCAGTTGATTTCTAGCACAACACAGTCTTTGTTGCATGGGCGTTGTAGTAATGAATACTACATCATTGTGATAAAGAGAAAtgtagcagatgcttttatccaaagcgatttaCAAATAAGGGAGAATTTAAGTTTTGTTCCCATAGGAGCCAACAGGAAAACTGGAATCGAATTGAAGCTTGTGTGAGATGGTAAACATTAAAGGagatttttgttatataaacaaaattaaacagtggACAGTTAGGGAGAAGTCAAGTGAATGCGGAACAGGTGTGTCTTCGGTTTTCAGATATTCATTGAAATAGACTTTGGGACTTGGGCAAAGTGATGCCCAAAATCACGCTTTATTTAAAACTGTatcaaatattttgtatatGTTTGTTGTATAACAGTGCTTGGAACTGAAGTTGCTTTGTGAAGAATTTGAGGAGGTTTGGCAAAAAATTACAAACAACACATGTGCAAAGTTTATTGAGTCAAGCCCCATGAGATTGGATGCTGTAATCAATAACATTGGGAAAATAACAGAATAAATTTTAGTCAGTGCTTTATTTCCTGTCAGTTCCGGTCATGCTGTTGTGCAGTTTTTcttcagtttttattaaaatattatttattatttattttactgaGTTATATTGCATATAAAAAAACTTTAGTATACtctagtatttactatagtaaatagaGTAATTACCacactttgttaatgtatactATATTAATACATATTATATTAACTATAGTGAATTTATAAACTAGTTAATATTGTAGtatactttattttattaaagtaaTAGTTATACTAtactaaaatattttgatgtgGGATGCACCCGAATATGTGCATGGAGTgaatttacacacacacagcaaacTGTTGTAGTTTATCTAACTAACAATAAAAGCGAGGGGAAATTTGAAGAAATAAAAACTCTCTTTTCTTTCTTCCCACAATGGTAGGACCGTGAAAATCGCCAGTTGTAGAGAGAAAGGCGACATATCTTGACTGGAACCCCCGTTTGCTCGTCCTCCGTGAGAGTTTTGCCACTTACATGCGAGGTAAATGTCTGTCGCGCTTTTGTAAATCATCTGAGGAAGaagacaacaacaacaacaacaaatggCCAGAGAGCAATTTAAGTGTGATGTTGTGCTGAAACGGTGAAGAGGATTTGAGCTCTACACAGGCAGTTCCGCACGGTTTAAGGATAATCAGTGTGTCAGTTCGGTCTTTCTTATGTAAAGCAGCTGTCTTTGAAGGCGGATCTTTTGGCAGGTTAGTTCAGGACTGAAGCGGAGGAGCTCAGACTGCGCGAGGCAGCGAGCAACTCGACACGGAGCAACGGAAGACTAGCTGGAGGAGATATAAACCAGTTTACAAAGACGATTCATTCATAAACATTCACATAAACTTTGTGAATGCGATAAAACTACGCCGTGCTTTGTGTTGAGTGGGACGCCCCGGTTGAGTTTGGATCCTTTGCGGAGGATGAATGTGGAAAGTAGCGCGAGCCGGAGTTTAAAGCGAAGTCTCGTGAAGGAAATAAATCGTCAACATTATCTCAAAGGAGCAACAGACGAAAGGATTTTTATCTGTGGACATGCACTGCAAAGTCTTCTAATTTTAAGCTTTCTTCGGGTTGCTGGCAGATACTTTTGAACTTAACATTGTTTGAGACTTTGTTTTCAACTCGAGACCCTAATGCACTTCAATCCTTAAAGTTCACATTTTGGAGATACGAACAAGGTCAGTTACGAAAAAAACAATGAAGTTACTTATCTAAGCAAAAAGTGTTCAAAGCCTTATTTTTAAAGACTCCCATAACTTTCTTTCTGCTACATGaggtaatataatataaaatgttttttggcaCTGTTGGACTGGGCGCTCTCGCGCTGCTGTGTGTGGCTGGAGTTTCTTTTGCTATCAGCTCCATAGACCCCGACCGTCCCGGAGAAGGAAGGTGCCAGGAGATCGCTATCCCACTCTGCAAGGACATTGGCTACAACTTGACAGTCATGCCGAACTTAATGGGACACGAGGATCAAGGCGAGGCAGCCATCAAGCTGCATGAGTTTGCGCCGCTGATCGGGATCGGCTGCCACAGCCATCTGAAGTTTTTCTTATGCTCGCTCTATGCTCCCATGTGCACGGAGCAGGTATCCACACCCATCCCAGCGTGCAGAGTGATGTGCGAGCAAGCTCGGCAGAAGTGTTCTCCGATCATGGAGCATTTTAACTTCCGCTGGCCAGAGTCGCTGGACTGCTCCAAGCTGCCGAACAAAAATGACCCCCATAACCTATGCATGGAGGCACCTAACAATGGCACAGACGAGCCCCTGAAGGGCTCCCACACTCAGCCACCTGACTCCAGACCACCTCGTCCAGGTAACAGTCAAGATCTGCCCATTAAGGAGAGGGTCGGTAAGACGACATGCAGTAACCCTGGAAAGTTTCATTATGTGCAGAAGAGCGAGTCGTGTGCCCCTAAATGTTACCCCAATGTTGATGTATACTGGAGCCAAGGCGACAAGCGTTTCTCTATGGTGTGGATCGCCATCTGGTCCATCCTGTGCTTTATCTCTAGCGCCTTTACCGTACTCACCTTCCTCATTGACCCCCAGCGCTTCAAATACCCCGAACGTCCCATCATCTTCCTCTCTATGTCTTACTGTGTCTACTCAGTGGGCTTTCTTATAAGACTTTTTGTTGGGGTCGAAAACGTGGCCTGTGATCGCGACACTGGCGTGCAGTACATCATCCAAGAAGGCTTGGAGAGCACAGGATGCACCATAGTCTTCCTTATTCTGTACTATTTTGGGATGGCCAGTTCTTTGTGGTGGGTCATTCTTACTCTTACGTGGTTCCTGGCAGCTGGGAAAAAATGGGGCCACGAGGCCATCGAAGCCAACAGCAGCTACTTTCATCTGGCGGCATGGGCTATACCAGCCATTAAGACCATCATGATCCTGGTTATGAGGAAGGTGGCAGGAGATGAGCTCACAGGGGTGTGCTACGTTGGCAGCATGGATGTCAAAGCCTTGACCGGTTTCGTTCTTATTCCCCTCTCTTGCTACCTCATCATCGGCACTTCCTTTTTGCTCTCAGGGTTCGTGGCACTTTTTCACATCCGCAAGGTTATGAAGACAGAAGGAGAGAACACAGATAAGCTGGAGAAGCTGATGGTCAGGATCGGCGTCTTCTCGGTTCTTTACACGGTTCCTGCCACTTGTGTCATCGCTTGCTATTTTTACGAGCGACTTAACATGGATTATTGGAAGATTCTCGCAAGTGAGCAGAAGTGCGTTGAGGATGGTAAGAGCGGCGAGGAGTGCGTGATGAAGACCTCCATTCCGGCTGTGGAGATCTTCATGGTTAAAATTTTCATGTTGCTTGTGGTTGGCATCACCAGCGGCATGTGGATCTGGACCTCCAAAACGCTCCAGTCTTGGCAGAACGTTTTCAGCCGCAAACTGAAGAAAAAGACCAGGAGAAAGGCTGCGTGTGTTTTTACGGGCAGTGGTCCTTACCTCAAGCCTCATCCTGCGCTGAAAGGACATAAAACCAAGTATGAACCAGCAGGTCCTCCTGCCACATGTGTATGAGCTGGGATTCAATACACACATACAGCCAAACAAGTAAATGCTTGACTATAAAGACAGAAGCAAAGACACAGCAattcttatatttatttaatgcagacatttttttttaaagatgccGCATTTTCAACAGGTTCTGTATGAATACAAGATCAAGGTCTGCTTAAGCTCTTAATGCTTGTACTATTTCGGAAAACTTTGCAGACTTTGAAAACATGTTTTCGCTCAAACAAAAATAAGGGAGCTGGCCCTATTGTCGTCATGTTGTTGGGATTCCTGTATCATGTGCAATAGTTGTTTCCCTTATAGTGACAGAGAGAAAGACACTCTCTGATACTGTAGGGCTGTGATTAAAGACAATGAAAGGACTCAACAAACAATGGGTGTGAATGGCTCGGGAAAAAACGGCTCCTCTGTGGCGCAGTCGTGTGGCTTTTCTATGGAAATGAAGGCCGTGTCATACACAAGTGCATTGACATTGGAGCGCAGCTGCTCAATAAGGCCTCAGCAGAGAATGAACTGCCCATTGTCAGGCTTTTTCATGGAACAAAGTAAATCTTTAAGCACTAAATATTGCGGACACAAAGAAatatcttgttgtttgagtTGTTTTGTACTGTGAGTTCATGCCCCTGGTTTGTTTTGCTATTCTCTTTTTATGTCTAACAGACATTTGTGTATATTTCTAAAGGTTcatattttataagaataaataaaaacattttagttttaaacatttgaaaCAGAAGTCATGAATCGCAACGCCATTTTCTTATTTGTGTGGAATGTAAATATGCCTCAAATGTTTTTCTCTCACAAGGCATGAGTGCCTCTAATCAGATTTTAAAGGCAATTCCATTGGGAATTACTAGACTCAGATTACATTAATATGCTTCATCAGTCATGTCTTTCAAAATGTCGATAGGCTTAGAAGTTTGTATGATCAGTCCACtgatttaaagttttaaagatAGTAACCTTCAAGACCTAACCTTAAGCATCATCTTCATATCATACTATCTGACAGTTCATGAGATACAGCTTTTGACGTTGTTAAATCCCACAGCGGCCATTTTATTGGCTTTtttgcagacacttttatccaacaCGACTTACAGTGCTTTCgaagtataatt
This window encodes:
- the fzd10 gene encoding frizzled-10; translated protein: MFFGTVGLGALALLCVAGVSFAISSIDPDRPGEGRCQEIAIPLCKDIGYNLTVMPNLMGHEDQGEAAIKLHEFAPLIGIGCHSHLKFFLCSLYAPMCTEQVSTPIPACRVMCEQARQKCSPIMEHFNFRWPESLDCSKLPNKNDPHNLCMEAPNNGTDEPLKGSHTQPPDSRPPRPGNSQDLPIKERVGKTTCSNPGKFHYVQKSESCAPKCYPNVDVYWSQGDKRFSMVWIAIWSILCFISSAFTVLTFLIDPQRFKYPERPIIFLSMSYCVYSVGFLIRLFVGVENVACDRDTGVQYIIQEGLESTGCTIVFLILYYFGMASSLWWVILTLTWFLAAGKKWGHEAIEANSSYFHLAAWAIPAIKTIMILVMRKVAGDELTGVCYVGSMDVKALTGFVLIPLSCYLIIGTSFLLSGFVALFHIRKVMKTEGENTDKLEKLMVRIGVFSVLYTVPATCVIACYFYERLNMDYWKILASEQKCVEDGKSGEECVMKTSIPAVEIFMVKIFMLLVVGITSGMWIWTSKTLQSWQNVFSRKLKKKTRRKAACVFTGSGPYLKPHPALKGHKTKYEPAGPPATCV